In one window of Macrobrachium nipponense isolate FS-2020 chromosome 2, ASM1510439v2, whole genome shotgun sequence DNA:
- the LOC135221027 gene encoding probable thiopurine S-methyltransferase has protein sequence MASHHHHHHGSGHHHHGSGHHHHESGHHHHDSGHHHHHGHGDQDRHHHHHHHHHHQGWEGDDDLQCNHEEGIGKLNHVDLSSDPLFQKKDWTLSDWIEFSDKMPAGKSRGRPSPKLLQYVGDLLPTEPARILVPLCGKTPDLRWLYERGNEVVGIEGVEKLVSEFFKVHDTLTHTVEECSFGKLYKTTNDRLKVYVCDITKIPSNALGQFDAVFDWGAYSGIHKDDRQKYVEVVSGMLKEDYRYFVELCHDGPSDMVTGPSNVSLRDLKLHFGPERHLRFLETKDIAKEWGLDSFFNSYIIMTPMKKK, from the exons ATGGCCtctcaccaccaccatcatcatggATCAGGGCACCATCATCATGGATCAGGGCATCATCATCATGAATCAGGGCATCATCATCATGACTCAGGGCACCATCATCACCATGGGCATGGAGACCAAGAtcgccaccaccaccatcatcatcatcatcatcaccaaggCTGGGAGGGAGACGATGATTTGCAATGTAACCACGAGGAGGGAATAGGGAAGTTGAATCACGTCGACTTATCGAGTGACCCATTGTTTCAAAAGAAGGACTGGACACTTAGTGATTGGATAGAGTTCTCTGACAAGATG CCAGCAGGCAAATCCCGAGGCAGACCATCCCCGAAGCTCCTACAGTACGTTGGGGATCTTCTTCCCACAGAGCCAGCCAGGATTCTTGTGCCTCTCTGTGGAAAAACACCTGATTTACGATG GCTTTACGAACGTGGCAATGAAGTTGTGGGAATTGAAGGCGTCGAGAAGCTAGTGTCCGAGTTCTTCAAAGTCCACGATACTTTAACCCACACGGTTGAGGAGTGTTCGTTTGGAAAGTTGTACAAG ACTACTAATGATCGTTTGAAAGTGTATGTCTGTGACATCACGAAGATTCCCTCAAATGCACTTGGACAATTTGATGCAGTCTTCGACTGGGGTGCATATTCAGGCATCCATAAGGACGATCGTCAGAA GTATGTGGAAGTCGTGTCAGGTATGCTTAAGGAAGACTACCGTTACTTCGTCGAGCTGTGTCATGACGGCCCTTCGGATATGGTGACAGGACCGTCGAACGTCTCACTGAGGGACCTCAAATTGCATTTCG GCCCCGAAAGGCATCTGCGTTTCCTGGAGACGAAGGACATCGCGAAGGAATGGGGACTCGATTCATTTTTCAACAGTTACATCATCATGACGCCAATGAAGAAGAAATAA